The segment AAGGCGCGGCTGGAGGACATCTACCTCCCCTACAAGCCGAAACGACGCAGCAAGGCACAGGTCGCACGGGAAGCCGGGCTGGAGCCGCTCGCCGACACGCTGCTGTCGGACCCCACCCAGGACCCACAGGAGTGCGCCGCCGGTTATCTCGCGCCGGACGACGGGGTCGCCGACACCGCGGCGGCCCTGGAGGGCGCCCGGGCGATCCTGGTGGAGCGCTTCACCGAGGACGCCGATCTCATCGGCGAGCTCCGCGACCGGATGTGGCGGCAGGGACGCGTCCAGTCCAAGGTCAAGGAGGGCAAGGAGACCGACGGCGCCAAGTTCGCCGACTACTTCTCCTTCGCCGAACCACTCACCGACCTGCCCTCGCACCGCGTGCTCGCCCTGTTCCGCGGGGAGAAAGAGGAGGTTCTCCAGCTCACGCTCGAACCGGAGGAGCCGGCCGCCGACGGCGGACCCAGCGGCTACGAACGACGCATCGCCTCGCACTTCGACATCCAGGACCAGGGCCGCCCCGCGGACAAGTGGCTCGGGGAGACGGTGCGGTGGGCGTGGCGTACGCGGGTCCAACTGCGGCTGGAGGTGGACACGCGGATGCGACTGTGGCAGGCCGCCGAGGAGGAGGCGGTGCGGGTCTTCGCCGCCAACCTACGGGACCTGCTCCTCGCCGCCCCGGCGGGCACGCGGCCGACCATGGGACTCGACCCCGCGTACCGCACGGGCGTGAAGGTCGCGGTCGTCGACGCCACCGGCAAGGTGGTGGACACCACCGCCGTCTACCCGCACGTCCCCCAGCGCCGATGGGACGAGGCCCTCGCCGAACTGGAGCGACTCGTGCGCCTGCACGACGTGGAGCTCATCGCGATCGGCAACGGAACCGCGTCGCGGGAGACCGACCAGCTCGCCGGGGAACTCGTGAAACGAGTGAGCGGTCCGAAGGCCCCGGTCAAGGTCATGGTGTCGGAAGCGGGAGCCTCGGTGTACTCCGCCTCCGCCTACGCCGGGCGGGAGCTGCCGGAACTGGACGTGTCCATGCGGGGCGCGGTGTCGATCGCCCGCCGGCTGCAGGACCCGTTGGCGGAACTCGTCAAGATCGAACCCAAGTCGATCGGGGTGGGCCAGTACCAGCACGACCTCGCCGAGGGCACCCTCTCCCGCGCCCTGGACGCCGTGGTGGAGGACTGCGTGAACGCCGTCGGCGTGGACGTGAACACCGCCTCCGCGCCGCTACTCGCCCGAGTGTCGGGCATCAGCACCAGCCTCGCCGACGGCATCGTGGCCCACCGCAACACCAACGGGGCCTTCCGCGCCCGGTCGGAACTCACGGCGGTGTCCCGGCTCGGCCCCAAGGCGTTCGAACAGTGTGCCGGCTTCCTGCGCATCCCCGGAGGCGCGGACCCGTTGGACTCCTCGGGAGTCCACCCGGAGGCCTACCCGGTCGTCCGCCGCATCATGGACGCGACCCAACGCGGCATCGGCGACCTGATCGGGGACAGCCGCCGCCTGCGCGAGCTGCGCCCGCAGGAGTTCACCGACGACACCTTCGGCCTGCCCACGGTCACCGACATCCTCGGGGAGCTGGAGAAACCCGGACGTGACCCGCGTCCGGAGTTCCAGACCGCGGCCTTCGCCGACGGGGTCGAGAAGATCTCCGACCT is part of the Spiractinospora alimapuensis genome and harbors:
- a CDS encoding Tex family protein, which codes for MTTQTEGGTQRAIDQRIAEELGVQQGQVRAAVHLLDEGSTVPFIARYRKEATGSLDDAQLRDLEERLRYLRELEERREAVLESIRSQGKLDDALEARVRAADSKARLEDIYLPYKPKRRSKAQVAREAGLEPLADTLLSDPTQDPQECAAGYLAPDDGVADTAAALEGARAILVERFTEDADLIGELRDRMWRQGRVQSKVKEGKETDGAKFADYFSFAEPLTDLPSHRVLALFRGEKEEVLQLTLEPEEPAADGGPSGYERRIASHFDIQDQGRPADKWLGETVRWAWRTRVQLRLEVDTRMRLWQAAEEEAVRVFAANLRDLLLAAPAGTRPTMGLDPAYRTGVKVAVVDATGKVVDTTAVYPHVPQRRWDEALAELERLVRLHDVELIAIGNGTASRETDQLAGELVKRVSGPKAPVKVMVSEAGASVYSASAYAGRELPELDVSMRGAVSIARRLQDPLAELVKIEPKSIGVGQYQHDLAEGTLSRALDAVVEDCVNAVGVDVNTASAPLLARVSGISTSLADGIVAHRNTNGAFRARSELTAVSRLGPKAFEQCAGFLRIPGGADPLDSSGVHPEAYPVVRRIMDATQRGIGDLIGDSRRLRELRPQEFTDDTFGLPTVTDILGELEKPGRDPRPEFQTAAFADGVEKISDLTPGMILEGAVTNVAAFGAFVDVGVHQDGLVHISAMSRSYVSDPREVVKPGDIVRVKVLSVDTQRKRIGLTLRLDDDVESVTTGGGDAGDAARRTSRGDKGAGRAAASGKRGSGRQDNGRRGQPEPQGALADALRRAGLDKLN